One stretch of Brevibacillus laterosporus DNA includes these proteins:
- a CDS encoding polyamine aminopropyltransferase yields MELWYTEKQTENHGITTKISETLYSEKTDFQQLDIIHTNQFGRMLVLDGMVMTTDVDEFVYHEMITHIALNTHPNPKKVLVVGGGDGGAIREIVKHASVEKAVLAEIDGGVIEASKKYFPEIAKELMGNPRVDVQVIDGIKHIHDHKGEYDVIMVDSTEPVGPAVGLFEKGFYQGIADALKPDGIMVAQTESPWFNRELIKRVFKDLSSIFPVTRLYTASIPTYPSGLWSFTIASKKYDPLAVDPSTIKDMDTKYYNKDIHKAVFQLPNFVAELTRD; encoded by the coding sequence ATGGAACTATGGTACACCGAGAAGCAAACGGAAAATCACGGGATTACAACAAAAATCTCTGAGACTCTATATAGCGAGAAAACGGACTTTCAACAGTTAGATATTATTCATACCAACCAATTTGGGCGTATGCTTGTACTTGACGGTATGGTGATGACTACGGACGTTGATGAGTTTGTTTACCATGAAATGATTACCCACATTGCTCTTAATACCCATCCTAATCCTAAAAAAGTATTAGTTGTGGGCGGAGGAGATGGAGGAGCAATTCGTGAAATCGTTAAGCATGCTTCCGTAGAAAAAGCTGTACTAGCTGAAATCGACGGCGGAGTGATTGAAGCCTCCAAAAAATATTTCCCGGAAATTGCAAAAGAATTAATGGGAAACCCGCGTGTCGATGTGCAAGTTATCGACGGAATTAAACATATTCATGATCACAAGGGTGAGTATGATGTGATCATGGTTGACTCTACAGAACCAGTTGGTCCAGCGGTTGGACTATTTGAAAAAGGCTTTTATCAAGGGATCGCTGATGCGTTAAAACCAGACGGCATCATGGTTGCACAGACAGAATCACCTTGGTTTAACCGTGAATTGATCAAGCGAGTATTTAAAGACTTATCTTCTATCTTCCCAGTCACTCGTTTGTATACTGCAAGCATTCCAACTTACCCATCAGGTCTATGGAGCTTTACGATTGCTTCTAAAAAATATGATCCGTTGGCAGTAGATCCATCTACTATTAAAGATATGGATACTAAATACTATAACAAAGATATTCATAAAGCAGTGTTCCAGCTTCCTAACTTTGTAGCTGAACTGACTCGCGACTAG
- the speB gene encoding agmatinase: MRFDEAYSGNVFIRSHQNYEESQAVIYGMPMDWTVSFRPGSRFGPSRIREVSVGLEEYSPYLDRLLEDVKYFDAGDIPLPFGNVEGSLEAIREFVSKVLADNKIPVGMGGEHLVTWPVIQAMHEKYEDLVIFHFDAHTDLRDNYEGYEYSHSTPIKKACNLLGGKNVYSFGIRSGMKEEFEWAKENMHLYKYDVLEPVKQVLPTIGNRPIYLTIDIDVLDPSAAPGTGTTEAGGITSRELLDTIHFMANNGANVVGFDLVEVAPVYDHSEMTQIVASKILRELILGFVK; the protein is encoded by the coding sequence ATGCGTTTTGATGAAGCTTATTCTGGCAATGTGTTCATTCGCAGCCATCAAAACTATGAAGAGAGCCAAGCAGTCATTTATGGCATGCCTATGGATTGGACAGTAAGTTTTCGTCCAGGCTCCCGTTTCGGCCCTTCGCGTATCCGTGAAGTTTCTGTTGGTTTAGAAGAATACAGTCCTTATTTGGACAGGCTATTGGAAGACGTAAAATATTTTGATGCTGGAGATATCCCGCTTCCTTTTGGAAATGTGGAAGGCAGTCTTGAAGCTATTCGTGAGTTCGTCTCGAAAGTGTTAGCTGATAACAAAATCCCAGTTGGTATGGGCGGAGAACATTTGGTTACGTGGCCGGTGATTCAAGCTATGCATGAGAAGTACGAGGATTTGGTTATCTTTCACTTTGATGCACATACCGATCTGCGAGATAATTACGAAGGCTACGAGTATTCTCATTCAACGCCAATCAAGAAGGCATGCAATCTGCTTGGCGGTAAAAACGTTTACTCGTTTGGTATCCGCAGCGGAATGAAGGAAGAGTTTGAGTGGGCGAAGGAAAACATGCATTTGTACAAGTACGATGTATTAGAGCCTGTTAAACAAGTGCTTCCTACCATTGGAAACCGTCCTATCTACTTAACGATTGATATTGACGTATTAGACCCTTCTGCTGCACCTGGAACGGGAACCACAGAGGCTGGCGGCATCACATCTCGTGAGTTGCTCGATACCATTCATTTTATGGCGAATAACGGTGCTAATGTGGTCGGGTTTGACTTGGTGGAAGTAGCACCTGTTTACGATCACAGTGAAATGACGCAGATTGTTGCATCCAAAATTCTACGTGAGCTGATTTTGGGCTTTGTGAAATAA
- a CDS encoding DUF1934 domain-containing protein, whose translation MQEVQLCLSILQKAEGQTDKTVLEMTGKASQRNSSWYLQYKEQIEGVGEVSNIVRINDDCTQLLRQGSLQMKQIFEKGQGTDSLYSSPYGDMQMHTHTRTYKVTYQSEKPIQVFIAYQLWLSGQYVGEFEWDMKIAWE comes from the coding sequence ATGCAAGAAGTTCAATTATGCTTATCTATTTTACAAAAAGCGGAGGGACAAACCGACAAAACCGTATTAGAAATGACGGGAAAAGCGTCACAACGCAATTCTTCCTGGTACCTACAATATAAAGAACAGATAGAAGGAGTAGGAGAAGTGTCGAATATCGTGCGTATTAACGACGATTGCACACAATTGTTACGACAAGGTAGTCTGCAGATGAAACAAATATTTGAAAAGGGTCAAGGCACAGATAGTTTATATAGCAGTCCCTATGGAGATATGCAGATGCATACGCATACCCGAACGTATAAGGTTACCTATCAAAGTGAAAAACCCATTCAAGTGTTTATTGCCTATCAATTATGGTTGAGTGGACAATATGTGGGTGAATTTGAATGGGACATGAAAATTGCATGGGAATAG
- a CDS encoding penicillin-binding protein → MEIIREHPLLRWLRWGKTFLKILGLTMLAAALSILFLVLYLRSQPMPATVIHQTTTIYAGNGEVIDSIHRGENRYVVTLDNISPYLVQATLSIEDRYFYQHMGIDLKRTAKAAYVNVVEMNKSQGASTITQQLARNLYLSHEKTWTRKIKEAMLTMQLELNYSKDEILAMYMNQIYYGHSAYGAEAAAETYFGKKAKELTLAESSMLAGIPKGPTYYSPITNFDNAKKRQKLILAAMKREGYITEKQMKEAYEQKLTFRSPQDTHKASATPYFRDYVLALAKDKYGISEEAVQNGGLKIYTTLDVTIQKKAEEAILKNMPKNNQELQIALVAIDPKTGFIKAMVGGRDYKKSQFNRVLSKRQPGSSFKPIMYLSALENGFTPLTLMKSEPTVFTYENGQEYIPSNYGNKFTNNFITMQEAIATSDNIYAVKTINQLSPQKTVDEARKLGITSPLQAVPSLALGTSPISPLELTAAYSTIANNGSYIAPVAILKIVDNTGALLAEDSSQHVLVADPSSSYVLNQMMQTVFSDTRGTANRVVAQLNRPVAGKTGSTDYDSWISGFTPQLVASVWTGYDEGKKIDPIKDARLAAPLWAAFMESALQDQPPSQFNAPTGVVSVYIDPVTKKLATQNCPHSQLMYFKEGTEPQDYCAEHIPEQELPDGKPLEKEKKSLWDKLWGR, encoded by the coding sequence ATGGAAATCATCCGCGAGCATCCATTACTTCGTTGGCTTCGGTGGGGCAAAACTTTTTTAAAAATTCTAGGTCTTACCATGCTGGCGGCTGCATTATCCATCCTGTTTTTAGTCTTATATTTACGATCTCAACCAATGCCTGCCACAGTCATTCATCAAACAACAACCATTTATGCAGGAAACGGAGAAGTTATAGATAGTATTCACCGCGGAGAAAATCGTTATGTCGTCACATTAGACAATATTTCTCCCTATTTAGTTCAGGCCACTCTTTCCATAGAGGATCGTTATTTTTACCAGCACATGGGCATTGACCTAAAACGGACTGCCAAAGCGGCTTATGTGAACGTTGTCGAGATGAACAAATCTCAAGGTGCCAGCACGATTACACAGCAACTAGCTCGCAATCTATATTTGAGTCATGAAAAAACCTGGACACGCAAGATAAAAGAAGCCATGCTTACCATGCAGCTAGAACTTAATTATTCAAAAGATGAAATTTTAGCAATGTACATGAATCAAATCTATTATGGACATTCAGCCTATGGTGCAGAGGCTGCAGCTGAAACCTATTTTGGTAAAAAAGCGAAAGAATTGACACTCGCGGAAAGCTCCATGTTAGCTGGAATCCCAAAGGGGCCTACCTATTATTCACCCATTACTAATTTTGATAATGCAAAAAAGCGCCAAAAATTAATCTTGGCTGCCATGAAACGTGAAGGATATATTACCGAAAAACAAATGAAAGAAGCTTATGAACAAAAACTAACGTTTCGGTCGCCACAAGATACACATAAGGCTTCTGCCACACCTTATTTTCGGGACTATGTTCTTGCATTAGCTAAAGATAAATATGGAATAAGTGAAGAGGCCGTCCAGAATGGTGGATTAAAAATCTACACCACCCTAGACGTTACAATCCAGAAAAAAGCTGAAGAGGCTATTCTGAAAAACATGCCAAAGAATAATCAAGAATTACAGATAGCTTTAGTTGCCATTGATCCCAAAACAGGCTTCATTAAAGCAATGGTAGGTGGACGTGATTATAAAAAAAGCCAATTCAATCGTGTATTAAGTAAACGTCAACCTGGCTCTAGCTTTAAACCAATTATGTATTTATCAGCTTTGGAAAATGGTTTTACTCCGTTAACATTGATGAAGAGTGAACCGACTGTATTTACCTATGAAAATGGACAAGAGTATATTCCTAGTAACTATGGTAATAAATTTACCAATAACTTTATTACTATGCAGGAAGCCATAGCCACATCCGATAATATTTATGCTGTCAAAACCATTAATCAGTTATCACCGCAAAAAACAGTCGATGAGGCTAGAAAACTGGGGATAACCAGCCCCCTACAGGCTGTGCCTTCCCTTGCTTTGGGTACCTCACCCATTTCTCCGTTGGAATTGACAGCAGCTTACAGCACCATTGCAAATAATGGATCTTACATTGCACCTGTAGCTATTCTAAAAATTGTAGACAACACAGGTGCCCTTTTAGCTGAGGATTCCTCTCAGCATGTTCTTGTAGCAGATCCAAGTAGTTCATATGTATTAAATCAGATGATGCAAACTGTTTTTAGTGATACACGTGGTACAGCTAATCGAGTCGTTGCACAATTAAATCGTCCAGTCGCTGGAAAAACAGGCTCTACCGACTATGACTCTTGGATAAGTGGATTTACGCCCCAACTGGTAGCAAGTGTATGGACAGGCTATGACGAAGGAAAGAAGATTGATCCAATCAAGGATGCACGTCTAGCTGCACCACTTTGGGCCGCTTTTATGGAAAGCGCTCTGCAAGATCAACCACCTAGCCAGTTTAATGCCCCCACTGGTGTCGTATCAGTTTATATAGACCCAGTAACCAAAAAATTGGCTACCCAAAATTGTCCACATTCGCAATTAATGTACTTTAAAGAAGGTACAGAACCTCAGGATTACTGTGCAGAGCATATCCCAGAACAAGAATTACCTGACGGAAAACCACTGGAAAAAGAGAAAAAATCATTGTGGGACAAATTATGGGGCCGATAA